The proteins below come from a single Juglans regia cultivar Chandler chromosome 12, Walnut 2.0, whole genome shotgun sequence genomic window:
- the LOC108980714 gene encoding metalloendoproteinase 3-MMP-like — MVSKAFSLFSLISVLLLGLIPLLSHARTPPGWDDRKTSPFGFLNHLQGCHKGDKLKGIHDLKMYLEHFGYYRQTKNSTHANDDDFDEILESAVRTYQLNYHLNATGILDAETVSKMMMPRCGVADIFNGTNPMQSNKKRHHHRHDSFHAVSHYSFFSPDAPKWPASKYHLTYSFLNGTPAQAMSPIAQAFQTWAANTHFTFSQARGFSKADITIDFSRRAHGDGNINDFDGPGGTIAHAFAPTDGRFHYDADERFSIGATPGAFDYETIALHEIGHLLGLDHSSVPGAIMESTISSGVTKGLHADDIAGIKALYNV; from the coding sequence ATGGTTTCTAAAGCTTTTTCCCTCTTCTCTTTGATCAGTGTTCTCCTACTTGGTCTCATTCCCCTCCTTTCTCATGCAAGAACTCCACCAGGCTGGGATGATCGAAAAACATCACCCTTTGGGTTTCTCAACCATCTTCAGGGATGTCACAAGGGTGACAAGCTCAAAGGCATCCATGACCTCAAAATGTACCTTGAACACTTTGGTTATTATCGCCAAACCAAAAATAGCACCCATGCCAACGATGATGATTTTGACGAAATCTTGGAATCTGCCGTGAGAACTTACCAACTCAATTACCATCTCAATGCCACTGGGATTTTGGATGCTGAAACAGTATCAAAGATGATGATGCCTCGTTGTGGTGTGGCAGATATTTTCAATGGTACAAATCCGATGCAATCAAACAAGAAGAGACATCATCACCGCCATGACTCATTTCATGCCGTCTCTCACTATAGCTTTTTCTCTCCGGATGCTCCAAAGTGGCCTGCCTCAAAGTATCATCTCACTTACAGCTTTCTCAATGGAACCCCAGCTCAAGCCATGAGTCCCATTGCACAAGCTTTTCAAACATGGGCAGCAAACACTCATTTCACTTTCTCGCAAGCTCGAGGCTTTTCAAAAGCAGATATCACTATTGATTTTAGTAGGAGGGCGCATGGAGATGGGAATATTAATGATTTTGATGGACCTGGTGGAACCATTGCTCATGCTTTTGCACCAACGGATGGGAGATTCCATTACGATGCAGATGAGCGGTTTAGTATTGGTGCAACCCCGGGTGCATTCGACTACGAGACAATTGCTTTGCATGAAATCGGGCACCTTCTTGGACTTGACCATAGCTCAGTTCCGGGAGCAATTATGGAGTCTACCATCTCTAGTGGAGTAACCAAAGGCTTGCATGCAGATGATATCGCAGGAATTAAAGCGTTGTACAATGTTTGA
- the LOC108981282 gene encoding peroxisomal membrane protein PMP22-like — protein MSDIINVAWRKYLLQLQLHPLKTKAITAGVLAGCSDAVAQKISGIKKLQLKRLLLIMLYGFAYGGPFGHFLHKLMDIIFKGKKDNKTVVKKVLLEQLTSSPWNNFFFMMYYGLVVEGRPWGLVKNKVRKDYPSIQLTAWKFWPIVGWVNYQYMPLQFRVIFHSFVASCWAIFLNLKARSVTNKKA, from the exons ATGTCTGACATTATCAACGTGGCTTGGAGGAAATATCTCCTTCAGCTTCAACTCCACCCTCTCAAAACCAAG GCAATCACAGCCGGGGTTTTAGCCGGGTGTAGTGATGCAGTTGCCCAAAAGATTTCTGGGATCAAGAAGCTTCAATTGAAAAGATTACTTCTTATCATG CTCTATGGGTTTGCATATGGAGGACCTTTTGGGCACTTCCTCCACAAGTTAATGGATATAATTTTCAAGGGGAAGAAGGACAACAAAACTGTTGTGAAGAAG GTGTTACTGGAACAGTTAACCTCTTCCCCTTGGAACAACTTTTTCTTCATGATGTACTATGGTTTGGTAGTCGAAG GAAGGCCGTGGGGTTTAGTGAAGAATAAAGTTCGAAAGGACTACCCCTCTATTCAGTTGACAGCATGGAAG TTTTGGCCTATAGTTGGTTGGGTGAATTACCAATACATGCCTCTGCAATTCCGCGTCATATTTCACAGCTTTGTCGCCTCATGCTG GGCAATCTTTCTGAATCTGAAAGCAAGATCTGTTACAAATAAGAAGGCCTAG
- the LOC108980614 gene encoding cell number regulator 7-like — MNIDHRSGRQPKWSASLFDCEDVGTCCITCCLPCITFGQIAEVVDEGQSSCVAQGFVYGCLMLFQCHWVISCMYREKLRSKFGLPEDPCCDCCVHFCCEPCALCQEHAELKHRGLDPSIGWIGPPNAPPPLQMPPSMYK, encoded by the exons ATGAACATTGATCATCGCTCCGGTCGGCAGCCGAAATGGTCTGCTAGCCTTTTCGACTGTGAAGACGTGGGTACAT GTTGCATAACATGCTGTCTCCCGTGCATCACCTTTGGCCAAATTGCTGAAGTTGTGGATGAAGGCCAAAGCT CTTGCGTTGCTCAAGGCTTCGTGTATGGGTGTTTGATGCTGTTCCAATGCCACTGGGTGATCTCCTGCATGTATAGGGAGAAATTAAGATCAAAATTCGGATTACCGGAAGATCCTTGCTGCGATTGCTGTGTACATTTCTGCTGTGAACCATGTGCTCTTTGTCAAGAGCATGCAGAGCTAAAACACAGAGGCTTGGACCCCTCCATAG GTTGGATTGGCCCACCAAATGCTCCTCCACCTCTACAGATGCCTCCATCCATGTATAAATGA